A genomic window from Quercus lobata isolate SW786 chromosome 10, ValleyOak3.0 Primary Assembly, whole genome shotgun sequence includes:
- the LOC115964488 gene encoding uncharacterized protein LOC115964488 — protein MTSIKRKLERQQGLVVPSVRRGGGLALLWKSSTKVDVQTYSPRHIDAIVTEEQGKKKWRFTGFYGNSETNKREESWKLLEQLSKSCDLPWVCMGDFNEIMHSSEKEGGSARPEGQMRIFCETVNKCNLRDMGYSGPDFTWSRRLGSRGWVRERLDRAFVSTNWTSSFPRAQLFHVTTSASDHCMLVLKADNTRRRNLRRPKLFRFEAMWLRDDRCDEIVTTAWERGVYGGSEWPFSKCMEECRTSLVSWNKNTFGNVGRKISSLQRKIQYLEEKGGNNAAMEDIHKTKMELNKMIRAEEDMWHQRSRNCWLKSGDSNTSFFHTKASNRNQRNTISKIMDSNGVWQDEDVRIGSVFVEYFEKLFTSSQPVVSDEMLDALHPKVLDRMNSMLIQEFQAHEMVRALKQMHPMKAPGPDERLITDNVLVAHELMNHINRKRKGKTGEVALKLDMSKAYDRVEWECLQLIMRKLNFHEKWIRLIMSCVSSVTYAVRVNGVPYGHISPTRGLRQGDPLSPYLFIIVAEGLYALLHKAVREKKLKGVAASARGPRISHLFFADDSLIFGRATTMECTEIQRLLKVYESSSRQQLNRSKTSMFFSPNTDMNMKESLKAMFDAQVIRTHESYLGLPSLVGKSKRNMFAQLKQRVANKVSGWKEKLPSSAGKEVLIKAVAQAVPSYTMSCFKLPNKLCEELTGMVRQFWWGQVKDERKLAWMSWEKMCLPKERDGMGFRDLKTFNLALLAKQGWRLQTNSSSLFYRVYKAKYFPRCDFVDAELGGQPSYAWRSIHAAQALVRRGLRWQVGNGEDIRIWGDKWLPTPKTYKVVTPERGNSQVTMVSDLIDAESNEWKIDVVHQNFLSQDVEAILSIPLCASGARDKIVWAEDKNGRFLVRSPYKVAMKDGVDGGRSSCSSQTELRKVWKGLWGMNLPNKVKHFAWKACRNILTTKENLCKRKITSNDICDWCGTHTETVSHLFWFCEHAKTIWSSSKLIIPFQVLPSWDFMEVMCQAQQWSVSLPGLVERTVMVCWGIWKNRNELHHGGKGRTGSAVVRGALLLLEEYQRANESSKVAGERMSLTVQWSPPAQGSYKVNVDGAVFTKCQQMGIGVIIRNDRGEVIAAMSKRMAVPLGALETEAKAMETAVRFAANVGIRDAIFEGDSLTIYNALHGLSSPSAAIQNIVTGILRQAQSFRTFAFSHIKRQGNVPAHVLAQHACNVDDYVTWLEECPSQIVSACAQDVRVSHASE, from the exons ATGACGAGTATCAAAAGGAAGTTGGAACGGCAGCAGGGCTTGGTGGTGCCGAGTGTTCGACGAGGGGGTGGTTTGGCGCTTCTATGGAAAAGCTCTACGAAAGTTGATGTCCAGACATACTCTCCGCGTCATATTGACGCCATTGTAACTGAAGAACAGGGGAAAAAGAAGTGGAGGTTTACTGGATTCTATGGCAACTCGGAGACAAACAAAAGAGAGGAGTCGTGGAAGTTGTTGGAACAACTGAGCAAGTCTTGTGATCTTCCATGGGTGTGCATgggggattttaatgagataATGCATTCTAGTGAAAAAGAAGGAGGTAGTGCACGGCCAGAAGGGCAGATGAGAATTTTCTGTGAGACAGTAAACAAGTGTAATCTGAGGGATATGGGATATAGTGGTCCAGATTTCACGTGGAGTAGGCGTTTGGGATCGCGAGGTTGGGTTCGAGAGAGGCTTGACAGAGCTTTTGTGTCCACAAACTGGACTTCGAGTTTTCCACGAGCGCAGCTTTTCCATGTGACAACGTCTGCATCAGACCACTGCATGCTAGTTCTCAAGGCAGACAATACGAGACGACGAAACTTGCGACGACCAAAACTCTTCCGGTTCGAAGCTATGTGGTTGAGAGATGATCGATGTGATGAGATAGTTACAACGGCATGGGAGAGAGGAGTGTATGGGGGGTCGGAATGGCCGTTTTCAAAGTGCATGGAGGAGTGTCGTACTTCCCTTGTGTCTTGGAACAAAAACACGTTTGGGAATGTAGGGAGGAAAATATCATCTTTACAGAGAAAGATCCAATACTTGGAAGAGAAAGGTGGTAACAATGCAGCCATGGAAGatattcacaaaacaaagatgGAGTTGAACAAAATGATAAGGGCAGAGGAGGACATGTGGCACCAAAGGTCGAGAAATTGCTGGCTGAAATCTGGGGATAGTAATACATCCTTCTTTCATACCAAAGCATCAAACAGAAACCAAAGAAACACGATTTCAAAAATCATGGATTCTAATGGTGTTTGGCAAGATGAAGACGTGAGGATAGGCAGTGTCTTTGTGGAATATTTTGAGAAGTTATTCACATCGTCACAACCTGTGGTAAGTGATGAGATGCTTGATGCACTACATCCCAAAGTGTTAGACAGAATGAACTCTATGCTCATCCAAGAGTTTCAAGCTCACGAAATGGTGAGAGCATTAAAACAAATGCACCCAATGAAGGCGCCTGGACCAGACG AGCGACTCATCACGGACAATGTGCTGGTAGCTCATGAACTAATGAACCATATCAACCGAAAGCGGAAGGGGAAGACAGGTGAGGTGGCGCTGAAGCTAGACATGAGCAAAGCATACGACAGGGTGGAGTGGGAATGCCTACAACTGATAATGAGGAAGCTTAACTTTCATGAGAAGTGGATCCGTCTGATCATGAGTTGTGTGTCTTCGGTAACATATGCAGTGCGAGTCAACGGGGTTCCCTACGGGCATATTTCGCCTACACGTGGATTGCGTCAAGGGGACCCCCTGTCACCATACTTGTTTATTATTGTAGCTGAAGGTTTGTATGCATTACTACATAAAGCTGTTCGAGAAAAGAAGCTGAAGGGTGTGGCAGCTTCGGCAAGAGGCCCAAGAATATCACACTTATTCTTCGCCGACGATAGTCTCATATTTGGAAGGGCTACTACAATGGAGTGTACTGAGATACAGAGGTTACTCAAAGTTTACGAGTCATCCTCTAGACAACAACTGAACCGGAGCAAGACATCGATGTTTTTCAGCCCCAACACGGACATGAACATGAAGGAGTCACTTAAAGCTATGTTCGATGCACAGGTTATTCGAACTCATGAGTCATATCTCGGGCTCCCTTCATTGGTAGGCAAGTCAAAAAGGAATATGTTCGCTCAGTTGAAACAACGGGTAGCAAATAAAGTCTCGGGCTGGAAAGAAAAACTTCCCTCTAGTGCTGGGAAGGAAGTATTGATCAAGGCAGTGGCTCAAGCGGTGCCATCATACACTATGAGTTGCTTTAAACTTCCTAATAAACTGTGCGAGGAGCTAACAGGTATGGTGAGACAATTCTGGTGGGGACAGGTGAAAGATGAAAGGAAGCTAGCTTGGATGAGCTGGGAGAAGATGTGCTTGCCTAAGGAGAGAGATGGGATGGGGTTTCGGGACCTAAAAACATTCAACCTTGCTCTCTTAGCAAAGCAAGGGTGGAGGCTACAGACAAATTCATCCTCACTGTTTTATCGGGTATACAAAGCCAAGTACTTTCCTCGTTGTGATTTTGTGGATGCGGAGTTGGGTGGACAGCCATCTTATGCCTGGAGAAGTATTCATGCAGCTCAAGCACTGGTAAGAAGAGGTCTAAGGTGGCAGGTGGGTAATGGGGAAGATATTAGAATATGGGGGGATAAATGGCTCCCTACGCCAAAAACATACAAAGTGGTAACACCCGAGAGAGGAAACTCACAGGTAACAATGGTAAGTGACCTCATAGATGCTGAGAGCAACGAATGGAAAATCGATGTGGTGCATCAGAATTTCCTATCTCAGGACGTGGAGGCAATTTTAAGTATCCCGTTGTGCGCTAGTGGTGCTCGGGATAAGATAGTTTGGGCAGAGGATAAGAATGGGAGGTTTTTGGTAAGGAGCCCATACAAGGTGGCTATGAAGGATGGTGTGGATGGTGGAAGATCGAGTTGCTCCAGTCAAACTGAGTTGAGGAAGGTATGGAAGGGTTTATGGGGCATGAACCTACCAAACAAAGTAAAACACTTTGCATGGAAAGCTTGCAGGAATATTCTGACCACGAAAGAAAATTTATGCAAGAGGAAAATCACGTCCAATGATATTTGTGATTGGTGTGGGACCCATACTGAGACTGTCAGTCaccttttttggttttgtgaacATGCTAAAACAATTTGGTCGTCAAGTAAATTGATTATACCTTTCCAGGTGTTGCCATCGTGGGACTTTATGGAGGTCATGTGTCAGGCACAACAGTGGAGCGTCTCTTTGCCGGGTTTGGTGGAGCGGACTGTTATGGTTTGTTGGGGAATATGGAAAAATCGGAATGAGTTACATCATGGTGGAAAGGGTAGGACTGGTAGCGCTGTTGTTCGAGGTGCTTTATTGCTCCTTGAGGAGTATCAGAGAGCAAATGAGAGTTCCAAGGTCGCTGGGGAAAGGATGTCTCTGACTGTGCAGTGGAGCCCACCGGCGCAGGGGAGTTATAAGGTCAATGTTGATGGTGCCGTGTTCACCAAATGCCAGCAAATGGGTATAGGCGTGATCATTAGAAATGACAGAGGGGAGGTGATCGCTGCGATGTCCAAGAGGATGGCGGTTCCGTTAGGTGCGTTGGAGACGGAAGCGAAGGCAATGGAGACAGCAGTTCGTTTTGCCGCAAATGTAGGAATAAGGGACGCGATATTTGAAGGTGACTCGCTTACGATCTACAACGCACTCCATGGTCTGAGCTCGCCGTCGGCAGCCATCCAGAATATTGTCACCGGTATACTCCGACAAGCCCAAAGCTTCAGGACCTTCGCCTTTTCACATATCAAACGGCAGGGGAATGTCCCAGCCCATGTACTGGCCCAACATGCTTGTAACGTAGATGACTATGTCACTTGGCTGGAGGAATGTCCTAGCCAAATTGTTTCTGCGTGTGCTCAAGATGTACGTGTTTCTCATGCTTCAGAATAA
- the LOC115963217 gene encoding receptor-like protein kinase FERONIA: MPSYLYYTQSDDQSFPFIGQQMQYSIGNETALEMLYRINVGGPYISSTEDTGMFRSWSPDVEYLTEDLTSVQHVNTTIKLQFTRIQPYTAPEDIYRTVRTMGAYKAVNKLYNLTWEFTVDSQFVYFVRLHFCEFQPEILDRAFHIFIANQTAEELADVMAWSGRRKGVPVFKDYAVSLLGPGSEKKMNLSIALQASANISVTNIADAILNGIEIFKVSDPSNNLAGPNPDPLPLTPPTAVLWRNSTESKNNKTTIIVLASGGVSGFTVLSVLGFLTFQLAKRAKDSDIAKGHESTTLPSSLCHFFSLFEIKEATNNFDKVFIIGAGGFGNVYKGYINGGATPVAIKRLKPGSQQGAQEFKTEIEMLSQLRHLHLVSLIGFCKDNNEMILVYDYMAHGTLRDHIYNTNNPLLSWKQRLKICIGAAHGLNYLHTGATRTVIHRDMKTTNILLDEQWLAKVSDFGLSKFGPIMSKSHVSTVVKGTFGYLDPEYYRYQQLTVKSDVYSFGVVLCEVLCGKPAIFRAIEEEPISLAAWVLQYYHNGKLDEVVDPFLKGEITPRCLKKFGEIAVNCLLDNGTKRPSMNDVVGGLVFALELQESEENDDMLDVAETDMKDDDELPLFPTSDVNESDDRIFNCSGKLSRTNSNSQVTVVSQGSFASKDSDGLMSSRVVFSETTNPSGQ; this comes from the coding sequence ATGCCTTCTTATCTCTATTATACTCAGTCTGATGATCAATCGTTCCCTTTTATCGGCCAGCAGATGCAGTACAGCATCGGTAACGAAACTGCTCTCGAGATGTTATACAGAATAAATGTTGGAGGGCCCTACATCTCATCCACTGAAGACACCGGAATGTTCCGGAGCTGGAGTCCAGATGTAGAGTACTTGACAGAAGATTTAACATCCGTTCAACATGTTAACACAACCATTAAGCTTCAGTTCACCagaattcaaccttacactgcACCTGAAGATATATATCGAACTGTCCGGACTATGGGGGCTTACAAAGCAGTCAATAAGCTATACAATCTCACTTGGGAATTTACCGTAGATTCTCAGTTTGTTTACTTTGTTAGGCTACACTTCTGCGAGTTTCAACCAGAGATTTTGGATCGAGCGTTTCATATTTTCATAGCAAATCAAACGGCTGAGGAATTAGCCGACGTTATGGCATGGAGTGGTCGAAGAAAAGGTGTTCCTGTATTTAAGGATTACGCAGTGTCGTTGCTTGGCCCAGGAAGCGAGAAGAAAATGAACCTTTCTATCGCCCTACAAGCAAGCGCCAATATATCTGTCACTAATATCGCAGATGCAATCTTGAACGGTATCGAAATCTTCAAAGTAAGCGACCCCTCCAACAATCTTGCCGGACCTAACCCCGACCCTCTTCCGTTGACCCCTCCAACGGCTGTGCTGTGGAGAAATTCAACAGAGTCAAAGAataacaaaacaacaataattgtACTCGCTAGTGGCGGAGTTTCCGGCTTCACCGTATTGTCAGTTCTCGGATTCTTGACTTTTCAACTAGCCAAGAGAGCCAAAGACTCTGACATAGCAAAGGGCCACGAGTCAACTACTCTACCATCTAGTTTGTGTCATTTCTTCTCACTTTTTGAGATTAAAGAAGCTACCAACAATTTTGACAAAGTTTTCATTATTGGTGCTGGTGGTTTCGGTAACGTTTATAAAGGATACATTAACGGTGGGGCCACCCCTGTTGCGATCAAACGGTTAAAGCCTGGTTCTCAACAAGGAGCGCAAGAGTTCAAGACAGAGATCGAGATGCTGTCTCAGCTACGCCACCTCCATCTTGTTTCCCTAATCGGATTTTGTAAAGATAATAATGAGATGATACTCGTGTATGATTATATGGCTCATGGGACCCTCCGTGATCATATCTACAACACGAATAATCCGCTACTTTCTTGGAAGCAACGACTCAAGATCTGTATTGGTGCAGCACATGGGCTAAACTATCTTCATACAGGTGCAACGCGCACTGTTATTCATCGTGATATGAAGACCACAAATATCTTATTAGACGAGCAATGGTTGGCCAAGGTGTCTGATTTCGGGTTGTCAAAATTTGGACCCATTATGTCTAAGTCTCATGTCAGCACAGTGGTTAAGGGTACATTCGGATATTTGGACCCTGAATATTATCGATATCAACAACTAACTGTGAAGTCTGATGTATACTCCTTTGGTGTGGTGTTGTGTGAAGTGTTGTGTGGAAAGCCAGCAATCTTCCGTGCGATTGAGGAGGAGCCAATAAGCCTAGCAGCGTGGGTCCTGCAGTACTATCACAATGGAAAGCTTGATGAAGTTGTTGATCCATTTTTGAAGGGGGAAATTACGCCAAGATGTTTGAAGAAATTTGGTGAGATTGCTGTGAATTGTTTGCTTGACAATGGAACCAAACGACCATCAATGAATGACGTGGTAGGGGGTCTTGTGTTTGCATTAGAGTTGCAAGAGAGTGAAGAAAACGATGACATGCTTGATGTGGCTGAAACTGACATGAAGGATGATGATGAGCTTCCTCTCTTCCCTACATCCGATGTTAATGAAAGTGATGATAGGATTTTTAATTGCAGTGGAAAACTATCAAGAACAAATAGCAACAGCCAAGTAACTGTTGTAAGCCAGGGAAGTTTTGCTAGTAAGGATTCAGATGGATTGATGTCCTCTAGGGTAGTGTTCTCTGAGACTACGAATCCTAGTGGTCAAtaa